In Mytilus edulis chromosome 6, xbMytEdul2.2, whole genome shotgun sequence, the following proteins share a genomic window:
- the LOC139526763 gene encoding uncharacterized protein, producing MYNDSHIDEDNIGYLKPENAKPGRLYLLPKIHKVNNPSRPIVSANGYPTEEISEFVDFHLRSHVENLPSHIQDTTDYLRKMESMNPLPPETLLITLDVTSLYTNIPHDDGIQSCREIWDSRNILEPPTECLAMGTKIAPSYANIFMDKLEKQIIAASLSKPLSWFRFIDDVDMKWIEFQQKLDDFIRHANNAHHSIKFTYEISDSKISFLDTTTSIKNGVISTDLYCKPTDKHQYLSPQSCHPKHCTKSIPYSQALRVKRVCSSEEAVTKRLQELRGFLTKRGYKKLDIDKGFAR from the coding sequence ATGTACAATGACAGTCACATAGATGAGGATAACATTGGTTATTTAAAGCCAGAGAATGCCAAGCCTGGTCGATTGTATCTTCTTCCCAAAATACACAAAGTTAACAACCCTAGTAGACCCATTGTATCCGCAAACGGCTATCCGACTGAGGAAATCTCGGAATTCGTCGATTTTCATTTAAGATCTCATGTAGAAAATCTTCCTTCCCACATTCAAGACACTACAGATTATCTTCGTAAAATGGAATCCATGAACCCTCTTCCTCCGGAAACCCTCCTTATCACTTTAGATGTCACCTCATTGTATACCAACATACCTCATGATGACGGCATTCAATCTTGTAGGGAAATATGGGACTCTCGCAACATTTTAGAACCACCTACTGAATGTTTAGCGATGGGGACGAAAATTGCACCGTCTTACGCCAATATTTTCATGgacaaattagaaaaacaaattattgcagcatctttatccaaacctttgtcttggttccgtttcattgatgatgttgacatgaaatggattgAATTTCAACAAAAACTGGATGATTTCATCAGACATGCAAACAATGCCCACCATTCAATTAAATTTACGTATGAAATTTCCGACTCTAAGATATCTTTCTTAGACACAACCACATCTATAAAGAacggtgtcatatcaacagacctCTATTGTAAACCCACAGATAAACATCAATACCTTTCTCCCCAAAGCTGTCACcccaaacactgtacaaaaagtattccgtacagtcaagctctcagaGTCAAGCGGGTTTGCTCCTCTGAGGAGGCTGTCACGAAacggttacaggaacttcgcggatttttgacaaaacgaggttataagaaattggacatagataaggggtttgcgcgctaa